A genome region from Acidisarcina sp. includes the following:
- a CDS encoding NADP-dependent malic enzyme: MVRDEDALEYHSTRPPGKISVIATKPCLTQRDLSLAYTPGVAAPCLAIHREPDLVYKYTAKSNLVAVVTNGTAVLGLGNIGPSAGKPVMEGKAILFKRFADIDVFDLELAANDPQDVIRACQMLEPTFGGINLEDIKAPECFIIEKELRQTLKIPVFHDDQHGTAIISGAALVNGLEVAGKEISHARIVVNGAGAGAIACAEHFIRLGALRENILMCDSKGVLYEGRQEGLNPYKARFVRQTNLRTLSEALVDADVFVGLSTADCVTAEMLRPMASRPLVFALANPDPEISYTAAIAARPDAIVATGRSDFPNQVNNVLGFPGIFRGALDARATGINEEMMLAATRTLASLAKQDVPESVCRIYGLKDVKFGPHYIIPKPFDPRVVVRVAGAVVAAAMQSGVAQVTLDLEEYRQDLEERLGGYPGVTRVLIQKARVRPCRIVFPEGESPTVLRACRALIDAEIARPVLLGNAQKIREYATGLHLDLAAVEIVDAESHPRLPLYMDELYRLRERKGVTRTEAEGLVKNRNILGALMVQLGDADALITGLTTHYPDTIRPLLQIVPLRQDVRRAAGLYLVITPRGKLYFFADCTVNIEPSAEDLAEIAISAAETARHFDVEPRVALLSFSNFGSSRHESSERVRRAVEIIRSRSPQLMVDGEMQADTAVRPERIEETYPFSTLHGGANVLIFPSLDAANIAYKLLASMGGAQLLGPILMGLARPVHVLQRDSSVSDIVNLAALAVVEAQEKL, translated from the coding sequence ATGGTCCGCGATGAAGATGCACTGGAGTACCACTCGACTCGCCCACCCGGAAAAATATCAGTCATTGCGACAAAACCCTGCCTGACGCAGCGGGATCTGAGTCTGGCATATACTCCGGGGGTGGCGGCTCCTTGCCTGGCAATTCATCGCGAGCCGGATCTCGTATATAAGTACACGGCGAAGTCGAATCTGGTTGCTGTTGTGACGAACGGAACTGCTGTCCTGGGGCTGGGAAACATCGGGCCATCCGCAGGGAAGCCGGTAATGGAGGGGAAGGCGATCCTCTTCAAGCGTTTCGCGGATATCGATGTCTTTGATCTTGAGTTGGCTGCCAATGATCCTCAGGATGTCATTCGCGCCTGCCAGATGCTGGAGCCGACATTCGGTGGGATCAACCTGGAGGACATCAAAGCTCCGGAGTGCTTCATTATTGAGAAGGAGCTACGCCAGACCCTGAAGATTCCTGTATTTCACGATGATCAGCATGGAACAGCGATCATCTCCGGTGCAGCCCTGGTGAATGGCCTCGAAGTCGCGGGCAAGGAAATAAGCCACGCACGAATCGTTGTCAACGGCGCGGGCGCAGGAGCGATTGCGTGTGCGGAGCACTTCATCCGCCTCGGTGCGCTCCGCGAGAATATCTTGATGTGCGACTCCAAGGGCGTGCTCTATGAGGGGCGTCAGGAGGGGCTCAATCCATACAAGGCGCGCTTTGTGCGGCAGACAAATCTCCGCACGCTTTCTGAAGCCCTGGTAGATGCCGATGTATTCGTCGGCCTTTCGACTGCGGATTGTGTAACTGCGGAGATGCTGCGGCCAATGGCATCGAGACCACTGGTCTTTGCCTTGGCAAACCCCGATCCGGAGATCTCTTATACCGCGGCGATTGCGGCAAGGCCTGACGCCATTGTTGCTACGGGGAGATCGGACTTTCCTAATCAAGTAAACAATGTGCTTGGCTTCCCGGGAATCTTCCGCGGAGCCCTCGATGCCCGGGCAACCGGAATCAACGAAGAGATGATGCTTGCGGCAACTCGCACGCTGGCAAGCCTGGCGAAGCAGGATGTTCCCGAATCCGTATGCAGAATTTATGGGTTGAAGGATGTCAAGTTTGGCCCGCACTACATCATTCCAAAGCCCTTCGATCCCCGGGTAGTGGTTCGCGTTGCGGGCGCCGTAGTTGCCGCCGCAATGCAGTCGGGAGTTGCGCAGGTCACGCTCGACCTCGAGGAGTATCGCCAAGACCTGGAAGAGCGTCTAGGTGGCTATCCGGGCGTCACCAGAGTTCTGATTCAAAAAGCGCGGGTGAGGCCCTGTCGCATCGTGTTTCCAGAGGGCGAGAGCCCGACCGTGCTGCGTGCTTGCCGCGCGCTCATCGACGCGGAGATTGCAAGGCCCGTTCTTCTCGGAAACGCGCAAAAGATTCGCGAGTATGCAACTGGGCTTCACCTTGACCTCGCGGCGGTAGAGATTGTCGACGCTGAATCTCATCCGCGGCTTCCGCTTTACATGGACGAGCTGTATCGATTGCGAGAGCGTAAAGGGGTCACCCGAACGGAAGCGGAAGGGCTGGTCAAGAATCGCAATATTCTAGGCGCGCTCATGGTGCAACTCGGAGACGCGGACGCTCTGATTACAGGTCTAACCACGCATTATCCAGATACGATACGGCCATTGTTACAGATTGTTCCTCTGCGGCAAGATGTGCGAAGAGCAGCCGGACTGTACCTGGTCATCACGCCTCGCGGCAAGCTTTACTTTTTTGCGGATTGCACCGTGAACATCGAACCTTCTGCTGAGGATCTGGCCGAAATCGCAATTTCTGCAGCGGAAACGGCACGGCACTTCGATGTTGAGCCTCGGGTTGCCCTGCTGTCGTTCTCCAACTTTGGAAGCAGCCGCCATGAGTCTTCCGAACGAGTGCGCCGAGCGGTTGAGATTATCCGCAGCAGGTCGCCGCAACTTATGGTCGATGGGGAAATGCAGGCAGACACTGCGGTGCGGCCGGAGCGGATTGAAGAGACATATCCCTTCAGTACGCTGCACGGCGGTGCGAATGTCCTTATCTTTCCGAGCCTGGATGCTGCGAACATCGCTTACAAACTGCTTGCTTCTATGGGCGGAGCACAGCTCCTAGGGCCTATCTTGATGGGGCTTGCGCGGCCAGTTCATGTCCTTCAAAGAGATTCTTCCGTATCGGACATTGTGAACCTGGCGGCGCTGGCCGTAGTCGAAGCACAAGAGAAGTTGTGA
- a CDS encoding malectin domain-containing carbohydrate-binding protein, whose protein sequence is MSTVLNGIDLEREEVNWLLTSGVLGRSHNLAHMLAFLCQKHFDGKADQITEHTVAIEALGRRSDFDPQVDTIVRVTAHLLRKRLQEIYQGPGAERPVCVLIPPGQYAPSFLHQNSNALEITQPTDSVEAVPLADADYQAVPQELARRSRWLIPGLVGLAAIVLAGVVLLVAGHRRAQWASIASSKGAAKSVSGRTVRALLGNGREPYVDHSGNTWAPGNYCIGGDSIAESAQNIMGTEDPYIFLGGVRGTVHCVFPVDPGTYEVHLLFAENSTLPEATNRAVFFLNGSDGITLDVVDDAEGNGTATTKVFRGVHPENDDSIHLDYISEISLLKAVEIIPTPTEAMLPIRIVASSKPYTDPEGHIWYSDRYFIGGRRGRVSKFGKSDGTGIYAYQRIGHFRYILPVVPLEKYRVRLYFQEHWFGKQSSSPMGPRSRVFDVWCNGVSLLKNFDLVGEAGLAPIVKTFDNLQATAQGKIELSFTPVINYALIDAIEVSPEPSQ, encoded by the coding sequence ATGTCGACGGTTCTCAATGGAATCGATCTCGAACGCGAGGAAGTCAACTGGCTCCTGACCTCAGGCGTCCTGGGGCGGTCCCACAACCTGGCGCACATGCTCGCCTTCCTCTGCCAGAAGCATTTCGACGGTAAGGCTGATCAGATTACCGAACATACTGTCGCTATCGAGGCGCTCGGCAGGCGCAGTGACTTCGATCCGCAAGTGGATACGATCGTCCGCGTGACGGCTCACCTGTTGCGAAAGCGCCTTCAGGAGATCTATCAGGGGCCCGGAGCGGAACGCCCAGTTTGTGTCCTGATCCCTCCCGGACAATATGCCCCATCTTTTCTCCATCAGAACAGTAACGCTCTTGAGATCACCCAGCCAACAGATAGCGTGGAGGCTGTACCTCTTGCCGATGCGGACTACCAAGCCGTTCCGCAGGAGTTAGCGCGCCGCAGCAGATGGCTGATTCCTGGACTGGTGGGACTCGCTGCCATCGTCCTCGCGGGCGTTGTGTTGTTGGTGGCAGGTCATCGGCGGGCGCAGTGGGCGAGCATCGCAAGTTCAAAGGGGGCAGCGAAAAGCGTTTCTGGAAGGACAGTCCGCGCCTTGCTGGGAAATGGCCGTGAGCCCTACGTCGATCACTCCGGCAACACGTGGGCACCCGGAAACTACTGCATCGGGGGCGACAGCATTGCCGAATCTGCTCAAAATATTATGGGCACGGAAGACCCATATATTTTTCTGGGCGGGGTGCGCGGCACGGTTCACTGCGTCTTTCCCGTCGATCCCGGGACGTATGAGGTGCACCTGCTCTTCGCGGAAAATTCGACTTTACCGGAGGCAACGAATCGCGCTGTCTTCTTCCTCAATGGGAGCGACGGTATCACTCTCGATGTTGTGGACGATGCTGAAGGAAATGGAACCGCGACAACAAAGGTCTTCCGAGGTGTGCATCCGGAGAACGATGACAGCATCCACCTCGACTACATCAGCGAAATTTCTCTGCTAAAGGCCGTAGAAATAATACCCACGCCAACCGAGGCTATGCTGCCTATCCGCATCGTTGCCAGCTCGAAACCCTATACAGACCCCGAAGGCCATATCTGGTACTCGGACCGTTATTTCATCGGTGGCCGGCGCGGCAGAGTTTCAAAGTTCGGCAAGAGCGATGGAACCGGTATCTATGCTTACCAGCGTATCGGCCATTTTCGTTATATCCTGCCTGTCGTTCCTCTTGAGAAGTATCGAGTACGGCTCTACTTTCAAGAGCACTGGTTTGGCAAGCAGAGCAGTTCACCAATGGGTCCTCGTAGCAGGGTCTTTGACGTCTGGTGCAATGGCGTTTCTTTGCTTAAGAATTTCGACCTTGTGGGCGAGGCTGGATTAGCCCCCATAGTGAAAACCTTTGACAATCTCCAGGCGACCGCACAGGGGAAGATCGAACTCTCCTTTACACCTGTCATAAACTACGCACTCATCGATGCAATTGAAGTGTCGCCGGAGCCATCGCAGTAG
- the fdhD gene encoding formate dehydrogenase accessory sulfurtransferase FdhD: MEAAEGMRVRTPARSVELTQVIEWQEGVAHSLQDYLAAEEPLEIRIGGTPFTVTMRTPGHDLELAAGFLWTEGLIQSREQIAGLRAIASETGSKSNVVKVEVKDGSHLASDMQRRFFAASGCGICGKASINAIRVRGLQPPDPAFRVDAEILYQLPERLRSEQAVFGRTGGLHAAALFDANGELLALREDIGRHNAVDKIIGWALLEGRLPLSRYVMLVSGRGGFEIIQKVLTAGIPVLASVSAPSSLAVKLARELGLTLIGFLRGRRFVVYSGDFRCFSSAVK, translated from the coding sequence ATGGAAGCTGCAGAAGGGATGCGGGTGCGTACTCCAGCGAGAAGTGTCGAACTGACGCAGGTAATCGAGTGGCAAGAGGGAGTTGCCCACTCGCTTCAGGACTACCTTGCAGCGGAGGAACCGCTTGAGATTCGTATCGGGGGCACTCCGTTTACTGTCACCATGCGGACTCCTGGCCACGATCTCGAACTTGCAGCAGGCTTCCTATGGACCGAAGGACTTATCCAATCGAGAGAGCAGATCGCCGGTCTGCGCGCGATTGCATCAGAGACGGGCAGCAAGAGCAACGTAGTCAAGGTTGAGGTGAAGGATGGCTCCCATCTCGCAAGCGACATGCAGCGACGTTTCTTTGCAGCTTCGGGCTGTGGCATTTGCGGCAAGGCATCCATCAACGCCATACGGGTACGCGGATTGCAGCCTCCGGATCCTGCCTTTCGCGTCGATGCTGAAATCCTCTATCAGCTTCCGGAGCGGCTGCGATCAGAGCAGGCTGTTTTTGGCAGAACGGGAGGATTGCACGCCGCTGCGCTCTTCGATGCCAACGGAGAACTCCTAGCCCTGCGGGAAGATATTGGCCGCCACAACGCTGTCGACAAGATTATCGGCTGGGCTCTTCTGGAAGGACGTTTGCCACTTTCGCGATATGTCATGCTGGTCAGCGGACGAGGAGGCTTTGAAATTATTCAGAAGGTTCTGACTGCGGGAATTCCGGTACTCGCCTCGGTATCGGCTCCCTCCAGCCTGGCCGTTAAGCTCGCCCGTGAACTCGGGCTTACATTGATTGGCTTTCTTCGAGGTCGCCGATTTGTTGTTTATTCAGGCGACTTTCGCTGCTTCTCCTCCGCAGTGAAGTGA
- a CDS encoding carboxypeptidase regulatory-like domain-containing protein: MAYAQGDRGGITGTVTDSSGLAIANASITLKDNGTGRIQTTQSGAGGDYSLSFLPVGSYSVTVESPGFRTWKSTDVVVSINTVVQLNVGMTVGSAAETVIVNDAPPLLSGEGMDLGKVMNNKLIMDLPLSIGGGSRSTYSFIALTPGVATPGGSTRIAGGLIQGTSILLDGAESMSQRRNDEGMNGVSVEAIQEFKVQSSSYSAEFGRLSNGIVNFGLKSGTNQFHGTVFDFFRNEYFDANTSSWVPRKKGAKRQNNPGYSLGGPIIKDKLFFFSAYEYAYWVNPQPTNLVTVPTAAIRSGDFRNYKDRNGNMIPLFDPFNAQGNLITDDTKRQPMQCNGVYNVICPNRISSQIVNKLQSLLPAPELATSNDRDNNYRAVAQTRNKSNVFSIKGDYNIDLKDRVGFSFGRSFNPPYPVIGPVAGVPSSGFGSDSLIRYYRINEDHIFTEHLINHFTFGLDQRHIFEGGPGLSSVTDSLRDSVQFPGTASRQGIQHGQMSQYGTEFVQWGNEVLTDSRQRSESLYDTLIWSHGNHSVKMGFNYYHWLYRRIDCISCNGTIGFSGSATSNTSYNYSGSLPGSTGAFSTTNQGSNYAAFLLGLSSSSGFNWGADQAFSAPYYAWFAQDDWKVTRRLTLNIGLRYDLPIPKGERHRNNSNFDPTVPNPAAGGRLGAIVFAGHGAGRSGIDHFGETRLNAWGPRVGFAYQATPSTVVRGGGGIFYQPVREDGNADNGNMGFAGRYWAPGNELATGVSTIVDTTSSGGFLTPFYQSQLATQRPPHIDPGILIGQGVFWYQHKAGRTPYFGTWDLTIEQGVGKNSVFRTSYHGNAGIKLLYKKPNVNQLDPKYLYQYGNDLLSKSVTDPAVQALGIVPSWIPSNYRFNQALRPYPQYTDVNINAGGAAGGHSRWSALETSFEHRYNNGFQTLFAYTFSKLIGNTDGEDANRGDGAAQNNYNLAAEKSIDRDDQTHVLSWSYVYDLPFGRGARFLGSIPRPLNLVVGGWKVSGIERFNSGTPMQIGGGLDWMAGASSNSRASWAPGYGPHSNLKNPLYNRFSQHSKYLNTAAFRRAPKIQLPNGIRYGTYGDTPRYISQLRGHWGMQDDISLMKNINVTESKLFEFRASAFSFPNRRYHGGPDTNVDDSNFGEIGNPQGNSPRSVQFALKFIF; this comes from the coding sequence ATGGCCTACGCTCAAGGCGATCGTGGCGGCATCACTGGGACGGTGACGGATTCTTCCGGCCTGGCGATTGCAAATGCAAGCATCACGCTGAAAGACAACGGCACTGGCCGCATACAGACTACCCAGTCAGGAGCGGGAGGCGACTATAGCCTATCCTTCCTACCTGTTGGTTCCTACTCGGTAACCGTGGAGAGCCCTGGGTTTCGCACGTGGAAATCCACGGATGTGGTGGTCAGTATCAACACAGTAGTGCAGCTGAATGTCGGTATGACAGTTGGCTCGGCTGCGGAGACCGTTATTGTCAACGATGCGCCGCCGCTTCTCTCTGGCGAGGGCATGGACCTCGGCAAGGTGATGAACAACAAGCTGATCATGGACCTTCCACTCAGCATCGGTGGCGGTTCGCGCAGCACCTACTCGTTCATCGCACTCACCCCAGGTGTCGCTACGCCGGGCGGAAGTACGCGCATCGCTGGCGGCTTGATCCAGGGAACCAGCATTCTCCTCGATGGCGCTGAATCCATGAGCCAGCGTCGTAACGATGAAGGCATGAATGGTGTCAGCGTAGAGGCCATTCAGGAGTTCAAAGTCCAGAGTTCTTCTTATTCTGCTGAGTTCGGCCGCCTGTCCAACGGCATTGTCAACTTTGGGCTGAAGTCGGGTACCAACCAATTTCATGGAACTGTCTTCGACTTCTTCCGTAACGAGTACTTCGACGCAAATACCAGCTCCTGGGTTCCCCGGAAGAAGGGCGCAAAACGTCAGAATAATCCTGGCTACAGCCTGGGCGGCCCAATTATCAAGGACAAGCTGTTCTTCTTCAGCGCATACGAATACGCCTACTGGGTGAACCCTCAACCAACAAACCTGGTGACGGTTCCCACGGCGGCCATTCGCTCGGGTGACTTTCGAAACTACAAAGATCGCAACGGCAACATGATCCCTCTTTTCGATCCGTTCAATGCACAGGGGAACCTCATCACTGATGACACAAAACGTCAGCCGATGCAGTGTAATGGCGTCTACAACGTAATCTGTCCTAACAGGATCTCAAGCCAGATTGTGAATAAGTTACAGAGCCTGCTTCCGGCTCCGGAACTAGCTACCAGCAATGACAGAGATAACAACTATCGAGCCGTTGCTCAAACCCGTAACAAATCAAATGTCTTCTCGATCAAAGGCGACTACAATATCGATCTGAAGGACCGGGTCGGATTCTCTTTCGGCCGATCTTTCAATCCGCCCTATCCCGTGATCGGGCCGGTCGCGGGTGTCCCCAGCAGCGGCTTTGGTTCGGATAGCCTGATTCGCTATTACCGAATCAATGAAGACCATATCTTTACCGAACATCTGATCAATCACTTCACCTTCGGGCTCGACCAGCGCCACATTTTTGAGGGTGGTCCGGGGCTATCCAGTGTAACGGACAGCTTGCGGGACTCCGTCCAGTTCCCGGGAACCGCGTCACGTCAGGGCATCCAGCATGGCCAAATGAGTCAATATGGAACCGAGTTCGTGCAGTGGGGGAACGAGGTGCTAACCGATTCGCGCCAGAGATCCGAGAGCTTGTACGACACCCTGATCTGGAGCCATGGCAACCACTCGGTAAAAATGGGATTCAACTATTATCACTGGCTATATCGAAGGATAGACTGCATCTCCTGCAATGGAACGATCGGCTTTAGTGGATCTGCCACTTCGAATACTTCCTATAACTACTCCGGATCTCTGCCTGGATCTACCGGTGCGTTCTCTACTACCAACCAGGGATCGAACTATGCCGCATTCCTGCTAGGTCTCTCCAGCAGTTCCGGATTTAACTGGGGTGCCGACCAGGCTTTCTCTGCACCATATTATGCATGGTTCGCGCAGGACGATTGGAAAGTAACTCGTAGGCTTACCCTTAACATCGGTCTCCGATACGATCTCCCCATACCTAAGGGGGAGCGCCACCGGAACAACAGTAACTTCGATCCAACCGTTCCCAATCCCGCTGCTGGAGGCAGGTTGGGCGCGATCGTCTTCGCAGGTCATGGTGCGGGGAGGAGCGGCATCGACCACTTTGGGGAGACCAGGCTGAATGCGTGGGGGCCGAGGGTTGGCTTCGCCTATCAAGCAACACCTTCAACTGTTGTCCGCGGCGGAGGCGGCATCTTCTATCAGCCCGTTCGCGAAGATGGAAATGCGGACAACGGCAACATGGGCTTTGCCGGTCGTTATTGGGCGCCTGGCAACGAGCTCGCTACAGGTGTGAGCACCATTGTGGACACTACCTCGTCGGGCGGATTCCTGACGCCCTTCTACCAGTCCCAATTGGCTACGCAAAGGCCACCGCACATCGATCCAGGCATCTTGATTGGCCAGGGAGTGTTCTGGTATCAGCATAAGGCTGGCCGTACTCCATACTTCGGCACATGGGACCTCACCATAGAGCAGGGCGTTGGAAAGAACTCCGTATTCCGCACCAGCTACCATGGCAATGCCGGAATCAAGCTGCTCTACAAGAAGCCAAATGTGAATCAGCTTGATCCTAAGTATCTATATCAGTATGGAAACGACCTCTTATCCAAGTCAGTTACCGATCCAGCAGTTCAAGCGCTGGGAATCGTACCGTCCTGGATTCCGAGTAACTATCGGTTCAATCAGGCGCTGCGCCCTTATCCGCAGTACACAGACGTAAACATCAATGCTGGTGGCGCAGCAGGCGGACATTCGCGATGGAGTGCTCTGGAAACCAGCTTTGAGCATCGATACAACAATGGATTTCAGACACTCTTTGCATACACGTTCTCCAAGTTGATTGGAAACACGGACGGCGAGGACGCAAACCGTGGCGACGGCGCTGCACAGAATAACTACAACCTGGCAGCGGAGAAGTCCATTGACAGGGACGACCAGACTCACGTTCTCAGTTGGAGCTACGTCTACGATCTTCCCTTCGGAAGAGGAGCTAGATTCTTAGGAAGCATTCCCCGCCCCTTGAACTTAGTTGTAGGAGGCTGGAAGGTATCCGGTATCGAGCGGTTTAACTCCGGCACCCCGATGCAGATAGGTGGTGGACTTGACTGGATGGCCGGTGCAAGCAGCAATTCGCGTGCTAGCTGGGCGCCAGGGTACGGTCCGCACAGCAACCTTAAGAACCCTCTATACAACAGATTTAGCCAGCACTCTAAATATCTCAACACAGCAGCCTTCCGTCGTGCCCCTAAGATTCAGCTTCCGAACGGCATACGGTATGGAACTTATGGCGATACACCACGGTATATCTCACAACTCCGCGGACACTGGGGCATGCAGGATGATATTAGCCTGATGAAGAACATCAACGTTACGGAGAGTAAGCTGTTCGAGTTCCGTGCGTCGGCGTTCAGCTTCCCCAATAGGCGCTATCACGGCGGACCGGATACCAACGTCGATGATTCCAACTTCGGCGAGATCGGCAATCCGCAGGGTAACTCGCCTCGTTCAGTGCAATTCGCATTGAAGTTCATTTTTTAA